The genomic stretch ATGCCGCCCAGCACGATCAGTGCGACGCCGCCCCACAGTTCCCTGTCCTTCATGGTTCCGAACTGCTGCTGAAGTCTGTCGATCGGCGTCTCCAGCGTGACGCCCTGGGCGCCAAGCATCCGTTTCTTTGCGGTGTAATACGCCTCGAACGGCATATAGAAATAGAACGCGAAGGCCGCCAGAGAAAAAAGAGGCGCGTCGGTTGCATCCGCCAGGGATACGAGCGTTCCGAATATCAATATATGGATGGCGGCCTTCACGAACTCGCCGTTATAGATGGCGCCGACTCCCGGAAGCAGGCCGAGGGCAAAGGCCGCGCCGGGATTGGTGCCGGCGACATCCTTGTGAATCGAGCGCGGTTC from Terriglobia bacterium encodes the following:
- a CDS encoding B-box zinc finger protein; translation: MMNCVYHAEAPNVAFCIQCGQALCNDCIRKVQGSVYCEKCLGDIVKQKATGYDEPRSIHKDVAGTNPGAAFALGLLPGVGAIYNGEFVKAAIHILIFGTLVSLADATDAPLFSLAAFAFYFYMPFEAYYTAKKRMLGAQGVTLETPIDRLQQQFGTMKDRELWGGVALIVLGG